From the Vespa velutina chromosome 5, iVesVel2.1, whole genome shotgun sequence genome, the window cataatatttttataaaattgatttgaatattgaaatttGCATGTCATCAATTTAAAccatttttcttgttttattatcaGCATCGAACATTAAAATTCTTTGTGATATTGTTCTacttcaaaaaattatttcacgtTACGTATTATGTTAGTATTATAACGTTGATGGAACAATTTGTCAAGCTTATAGATCGTTGGTATGGTGCCTGTATCCGTATACGTCACGGTCGTTCTGTCCTGTTATCCGCTTATGTActcaagaaatttattatctataactGATGATTGCATCGTAGAGGTTTCAATGTATTCCTTTCGGATATTGATAACATGCGGACTTTAACAAacatttccttcatttttgataaatttcttgAATATTTGTAGTTGTACATAagacttatttattattgtaaataaggTCTTATtgtaaggtaaaaaaaaattcttacaatacaataaaaagaagtattgCGTACTAGTAAAAGTAACgtaatttatcgtatatacataagacTTGTTTACTTATCGCGTATAAAACTTATTTTACACGATGGTGAAAATTATacttacgataaaaaaaaaaaaaaaaataaagaaaagaaaaagaaaaaacaaagcaaTTCGATCGAGAGTAACAAGGATTAAgtataagtacatatttatttggtcaatattttttattaactaatgataaatattttgtaaaataaatgatcaatttATACGATGGTCAATATTTTGATCAGTATAAATAATGAAGTATCATATTTGCATCAGAGTTGCGTAACTTATATTACGTATTgcctttttattataaatattgatcatttatttataatattaatcaaattttgaaaaatattgaactaATAGATACTAGCCATTTAAATTGAGCGCTATTTCACGAGCACAGTCAAGGAGGTTACTCAACACGGACGATGGCAGGCTCAGTTATCAAACTTGTTTACCATCCTACATAAGTTTCCTGGTGCGTCGTGtggagagggaaaagaggcAGACGGACTCGTGGCCGCCTGGTACGATTAAGTTAAACGCGTTGAACGTGTCAGTAGAAACGCAAACGTTACGCGATAAAGTTTCCTCGTTCACGTTACTTATTTTCACAAAGAAGAGTTGCTGATGCGGGTATTACGTGGGAAATGTCAACCTTTCGCAACGAAACGACTATGCTAGGATATGTTCTATCAACATGTGTTCATATTTTGACGATGACGGATAATAAAATGTGGTATAACAAGTGTGACATAACAATTTCAAAAGGATTTTAAATTTACGAGCTTACTTTTGTTgtcaacgagaaaaagaagaagaagaagaaaaaaaaaaaagaaaacaataaaagaaacgaacgatacGAGTTTATTAAATGATCTTCAACGAGTTGTTGTGTCTTATCTTTTGATCTTCTTCATAGTGagtcatatattttaataatagtgtgttttttttatataacccCGGTTGCCCTTCTGCCATTGTGTTATTATCGACtcaagaatatattttcttacaagTATTGTATACGAGTTATGAAAAAGTTCGAAAGATAAACAGGTATGGAATGACCAGTGAATTGACATGCGTGTATGAATCATCATTTTAATGTGCTATTATATCTGtcatatgaaatgaaaagtttccacttatatatatatatatacatatatatatatatatgtgcattcatttgaatcattaattaaaaccAAGTCGAATTGTTTCTtctaaggaaaagaaatatttaaatttcaagaACGCAAAAAATTCGTGACCTCTGATTTTATTTTGGGctagttattattttcttggaAATAAGATGGAGATTGTATTCTAGGAAATAGTAATTTCGTTGATcatgaagataataaattaaagagtGAAAACTTGTTTAATACTGAGTAGAAATATGAGTTCGATCGATTGCTTAAGTAAATAAGTCGAAGAAtcagatagagatatatacgTAACTAAGGATTATTTTGATATCTCTTCTAAGCAGataacttcttttttacaattaaattggATAGAAACGGAAAAGGTAAATTCCAAAATTTCTTTACGTTTTCGAAaggatttaaatttattcgatcaaaAGATTACTTTCGTtcgttaaagaaataaaaaaaaagaaaaagaaaaaaaacaaaaagaaattgataaaacaTGGATGATTCCAAGAAAAAGGACACCGATAAATGTCCGTCAAAGGAAGTGTCAGCGTTGAACGAAAAAGTGCCTGTTGAAAActcgaaaaatattgattcGGAAACGACAATAAATAGTTTGCCATTGAACAATAATTCTTCAAGTAATTTTTACTTTGATTTGAAAAAACATTCTGATGAAAAAGTTCCTTTGATGGGAACCTCGAAGGATGATTCTAAGGTTAAGCATGAGGAAACTTTGATCGTATTAGATCCATTGGTGGTACCATCGTCCTCGATTAGGAAAGTGAGCgtggaaaaggagaaaaaagtcgagagacaaaaggaaaagagaacaatAGGAGCATTGAAGAGttcgatagataaaaaattagtCTCCGTTGAGAAAAAGCTTGAGGATCGAGTCGAAAAAATATGGGAGGATAACATCGAAAAGCATCCGTGGTTGATACCCATTGAGAATTGGATCATCGATCGATGCAAATCCGATACGAACGATAAATCTCATGTTAAAAAGACTCAAGAGACTAATCTCAAGGGCACGGCTTACGAATTTAAATTCACTGCGGCCGAAGGAGACAACGAGGAGCCAAAAATCGAAAGCGTTTTGaaggaaaaatcaaaaagaaaaattcgaatgGGTTCGCCGAAATTAGAACGATCTTCTGTCGATGAACCAATTGCAATTTCACATTTGAAAAATCTCGAGAAACCTTTCCGATCGCATAGTGCCGAGGATGTATCTACTATTGGGAATCGGCTTACAGATTCGGAAGGGTTTTTGAGGTTGAAAGAAATCAAACCGAATAATCCATTGTTTGATAGATTGATGgataatttcaaagaaaaaatggaagacaTACAAAGGGTATCGACattcctcttttttgttttttttttttttaaagaattttttacacTACTACACCCCCACAGTAACCGTCATTGTTtgaatacatacacatatatgtttacatgattttagaatataaataatttgagaTTCTTGAATTTCAGTACTTTCAGAAAACCAATCGATTGGCGGACGTGAATAGAAAACTAAAATCGCAGATATGGAGTTCGGTGGTAACAATTGTTCTGGTCGAAGCAAAAAGTTTGTTGCCGATGGATATAGATGGTTTGTCCGATCCCTACGTTAAATTtcggtaaatatataaatagatacgtatatataaatgaagaattgccaaatatatattgaacgTTTTAATCagtattttatcaatatttttcttattactaaatataaacgatatttaacgataaatatataaaataagtaatcTCAATTacgattttgaaaattattttctaaaaaagaaaaaaaaaaagctagaagatatttataacattttatgaaaaataacgaaaagacaTTAAATAGTTTGATTAATTTGTAGCCTCGGTACGGAGAAATACAAATCAAAAGTGGTGAACAAGACATTAAATCCTGTGTGGCTCGAACAATTTGATCTTCATCTTTACGAGGACCCTTATCTAGGACAGGAATTGGAAGTAACAGTTTGGGATCGTGATAGAAGTCATCAGGACGATATTATGGGTAAAACCGTAATAAATTTAGCAACGTTGGAACGAGAAACTACTCATCGATTATGGCGAGATCTCGAGGATGGTTCCGGAagtatttttcttctgttaACAATCAGTGGAACTACAGCGAGCGAGACTATTAGCGATTTAGCTGCACATGAAGAAACGCCTAGAGAGAGAACTAATTTAATACaaagatattctttattaaatacgtTGCAGAGACCTCGCGATGTTGGTCATCTGACAGTGAAGGTAATAACAGATAATAGTTATCTTTGTTAGGATAGTTAGTATGTCAAGATACGTAATCGTATTCGACTTTCGTAGTTGGATTCAacgttcgaattaaaaaacaagGACGTTTACGTCGACCGttcattaaatatacaatattaagaGTGACTATGTTTCTGAGACGAGTCTTTATAActaataaatagatttttctttgtaagCTTTTAAAGAACTTGTTCCTCGTTCTAAATGGGAAAAGTAGATCTGGTTTATATATCCATTAATTCTTTAAAGCTTTCTCATCCGTCTTGATCAAGTACCATCGATATTGATCTTTCAAGCTGGCGCCCGGTGTTCATTGCTTTTCAGATATATCGAGCTCAAGGTCTCGCAGCAGCTGATCTCGGGGGAAAGAGTGACCCTTTTTGCGTCCTGGAATTGGTGAATGCTAGATTGCAAACGCAAACTGAATATAAAACATTGGCTCCTAATTGGCAAAAGATTTTCACTTTGTAAGTTGTTTAATTCTTCCTGATCtgatgtatgtaaatattaatataattcgaatcataactttctttgttttttttatgtgaAGCAACGTAAAGGACATAAATTCGGTCCTAGAGGTAACCGTTTATGACGAGGACAGGGATCACAAAGTTGAGTTTCTTGGTAAAGTTGCTATTCCTTTATTAAGGATTCGTAATGGAGAGAAAAGGTGGTACGCTCTGAAGGATAAAAAACTGAGAGGTCGTGCTAAGGGAAATTCACCACAGATTCTTCTGGAAATGACTGTAATTTGGAACGTATTCAGAGCTTGCATTAGAACTTTAAATCCTAAGGAAAAGAAGTATATGGAACCTGAGATCAAGTTTAAGAGACAGGTCTTTTTGAGAAATGTACTTAGGCTCAAAGCGATCATATTATTCTTCATCGAAATGGGAAAGTATATACAGTGAGTGGCTTTTCTTGAAATTCTAAATatcatatagaaataaataataatatctttaaaaattataattaactttaCAGAGCATCCTTTGTCTATTTTacattcgatttcttttttctttctttctacggTCAGGAGTTGCTGGGAGTGGGAAAGTAAACCAAGAAGTATCATTGCGCTGACCCTCTTCGTTCTTGGATGTTATTACTTCGAACCTTACATGATACCAGCATTGGCGTTACTGATTCTTCTTAAATATTACCTGGTAAGGCAATGCTTCTTACAACAATAACGCTTTCTGTAAATACAACAAACCCTTAAACTCGCTCTATCGCTTAAAACACTCGCTGTGCCGATATCGCAACTATACGTATCTTATTGAATATATCCCATAAACCAaccaaaaattttttcaacaattttataGTAGAAACTGATATAATATAGAGTTTTATCACTATAAAATTAGAGCACTATGATTAGTTTTCAAGAGGTTCGCCAAAAGTAGATCGGAATCCTCCTGCATTTGATTGATTGCATCGtgaataaagcaaaaaaaaaaaaaaaatccattttcAAACATTACGTATCTATCGAGCTGGAATAAtctgtatgtacatacattagTATTCGCCCACTTCGTTATACCTCTCTATTTTTGTACAATAATGGCTAATGAAGATTACTAAGCATGGATGAAAAATAAGCTGGAATCTATCCGAGCGGAATACCTTAGCAGCCCACTGTCATCCACTCTGACACCTGTCGATCCACCGGTAATCTTACTACtagtagaaatagtagtagttTACGTCGTTACCTTTCTACACGTTAACATACATAGTATCTtgatctgtctttctctctttctctctctttctctctctcttactctttctttctttctctctttctctctctctctctctttctctctctctctctctctttctttctcttgttctctttttatttttcactatGACACGCTTGATAGAAATATCCTATCACTTGATTGCAATGCCGCATGTCGTGTTTCTTTGCTATCGGCCAGCTTAACATGGAGGATGGGAGTGGAATCAATCAGTGGATTTGCGGACAGGTCGCCGCGGTTACTGGTGCGTCTTTAACGCATCAAACGAGCCCGCATTTTCAAGATACGTCGGAAATGATGTCCGATGATGGACCGGTAACACCAggtgatgatgacgatgacgaggatgataaagataaagtgAGGATTACAGACAGTTGTCCTTTCGATCTAATCGATATCCATGCGATTTAGATTATGTGATACacgataagataaatatcatttgcaggaagagaagaaaagtctGAAGGAACGATTACAGGCAATTCAGGAGGTTACACAAACCGTACAGAATTCTATTGGTTACATCGCCAGTCTTTgcgagagaataaaaaatctcTTTAATTTCACAATTCCTTACCTCAGTTATTTGGCTATGACATTAACCATAATCGGTGCAGCTGtactttattatataccaGTAAGATATCTTATATTAGTTTGGGGTGTGAACAAATTCTCGAGGAAAATCTTGAGGCCACATTCGGTGCCTAACAACGAGGTACTAGATTTGATATCTCGAGTACCTGACGACGAAGAGATACTTAACTATAGGTAAGCGAATAGGCTCGTTAACATCAAATACCGTCCCAAAAAGATGCCTGTCTCTTCTCGTAAAATGtcgattcttttatttctttttttctttctttcttttttaacattttttttcgtacagGGAACTGAAGCCATTACCTACGGCTGATtgtgaaagaggaggaggcTCGAGTGTTAGCGGTGGAAATACTGCGAAAAGAGAGCAACGGAAAAGACACAAAGCGGCGTAACAGAATGGCCCGCGGCCGGAAGTCGCGGGTCCAAGGTCATCCAGTATATTAAAGTCGGTACTCTTACGTAAGAGATTGAAACATCGAAAAGAATCTACCGATAATCCGGATCAAGTCGTCGACGTCGATTGATAGACGACTGATGATCAACTGGATGAAGATTGAGAAGGAAGAAGCATCTCATCGTTTTTCCGTCGTGAAGACCGACCAATGTgcgtctatctcttttttgaaGGTCGTCCCAATGAACTTACTCGATCGATAACTGGGGCAAAAATGGGGGTTGGGAAGGAGGTGGGGGCAATGggaatgataaaaagagagagagagagatagataggtagatagatagatatataaatatatatctctatatatatatatatatatatatatatatatatatactatcttCGTGAGATACAGCTGACGTGTTAAACGATCTTGCTCGcaacaaaaaatatctatccTTTAGTATTATAAATAGGAATACGTTCTTTCATTGATCGGATATgtaagaaatgaattttgacAAAAAATTGCCATGTCCAAAGATGATCTCTCTGCTTGATATCTCTCTATTATCGACTACAATGCTTGCTGGtgtgttaataatttatactcgATGAACCCAAGACCTTCGTGATGATGTTAAATCATTCTCgtcgttcatttttattacgattattatttctttcttcttttcttttttctttttttttctttttttttcttcattcacgAAACAGAACGTCGAGACGAAAGAATAATtcctattttgttttattcgcaAAACAAATCGTTATGGCGGTAAAGGAGATTCCAACCGTCGGCACAAATGGAACACATTAATCGACGCGATGATATCTTAACGAGTACAAATCTTTCACAAGAAATAATTAGTATTTACAGACGTGACTTCTTAATGGAAATCCCGTATCTAATTTGTCtaatatgttaattttttattaaatatctatgcGAGTtatgaatgatttttttacgGATTGAGTGTTTCTGATCCATCACATTTCATAGAAACCCTtcttagattttcttttcacttgtCGGAATTATCGGGATttgatcgatattaaaaaaaaaaaaaaaaaaaggaaaaaaagaaagaaagaaagaaagaaagaaaacaaatatataaataaaagaatttggaCGAGCGACCAACaacacataatatatttcttattgagaaaaatgattgaatGATGATGCCTCGTTGGTGGGAATAatctgtttaaaaaaaaacaaacaaacaaacatgaTCTGtaaaagggggaaaagaaaattaaagaaaatggaaaaaacgtttaaaaaagaaaaataaaatagaaaacaaataacatttagaaaaataatgaatggtcaatacattttgatattatctcTCTGTATTTTTGTGATAGGATTATTCGTAATAagaagatttataaatttacgaCCTTCTTCTCTTAAACTTTAAACATTAGACTAACGGATAAAGGAAATTATGCAAATATGTAAATCGTTTATCCTCATCGGCGAAGATCcttttatgaattaaattttctcgagAATTATTCGAGAAAGTTTTTCAACGGGATCTCTTTGAAAGTATCTCCTATGGAAAATATATCGcatttcgtaaaaatattgacaaaaataatgcgattatatatatatatatatatatatatatatatatatatatatatatgttatatacggaatttaataaaatttagacTAAAACCAAACATTagttataaataagaaatgacaTAAATGAATGCGAACGTTCACTTTTCTCAAGTGAACAAGCTATCGATCGTTTCGTCCATTGGTGTTGTTATTGCTTAGCCATTCAAATTGTTAACATGTAATGAAAACGATTAGAATGCgtgagattgagagagaaaacgagaaaaaaaaagttatatagctaataaataataataataaaaaaagaaaaaaaacggaaaaaaagataaagaaaaagaagaagaaaaagagaataaattaaattataaaaaagatatatagaaatatgttaaataGAATGGAGAGTAGGGAAGACGCGAAAGAGTAAGGCtatgagaaggaaaaagaaaaaaacgaaaagagaaaaatgaaatcttaTAAAGTATGGTAAATATTCTGCATACGATActcgttataaaaatttcattatcacgATTATATTACGGATTATTAATCAGatcaaatatctttaaaaatacctatatatatatatatatatatatacatactgaTGCATACGTATTAACGAATATCACGTTTTTATTCTCACGCATAAACACTAACATACACATTGATGTTTTACAATGCGTTATTTCGCGTTTTTCGAGTCGAATTATAGGATTATCCGatacagaaaataaatatgtcaaGAAGATAATgcagaagtaaaaaaaatttactggctcgtttaattcttttacatattttcttttcttatcttttctttttttttttagcatcGAGCTTCcactaaatataaaaatttcgagaagaattttttttcacatttaacACGAGAAAGTGAATAACGCATTGCTCCATTTTTCTCGCTGTATTGTAACGAATTGTACGCATGAGTCgtgaggaagggagagaagaaagacgaaaaaaaaaaaaaagaaagaaagagagagacaaaatatttttaacacatTTCTCGATTTCCTATATTATGCCAATAACATTATGAAGGCGTTATCTATTTaccaaaatttttctcttccaatcgtttcatttttctaatcatGTATATTTCAAAGATGTCAAGCGGAACGTTAGAGAAGTGTGTTTTTGTAATTCATCAAATAATTCCTATTTCTatccatatttatatttgtattttacatttgtattttatattaacatatttatatttatacattactACGGACACAaatacgtttaattaattaattaattgattaattaattataaaaaaaaaaaaagtaaagaagaaaaacaataaagcgACGTGTTGTATCTTCCGTCGATCGAAGAACGTTGAAATGTGTTACAAATTTGATACGCATTTTAACGTGATCATTATCTCGTAGGTATACGGAATATATCATATGGAGTTTCtagaaatgttaattaaatattaatcaacgCTTAGCACACTTTCCTACTTAGCTTATTCGGTGgtaatataaagagaaagagaagaaaagaaaaaaaaaaaaaaatttatagtttCATATCAAAGACATTGGTTTCTCTTggtaattttcgttatcgttgaaTATTACATTTGGACACGTTTCAATGAGAATGTTCTATTTTCGACAGatctaattatttcaataatctcATTAGGAAATATTATGAGTTCGTTAGACGATGCATAATCAATTACACTTACGATACTTTTAATCGAATTCATTGTGTTCCTCTACTTATTTCGTCAATTAATCTCGCCGATATTATCTGAACATTTCGTTCAGAAATCCGTAAGGGAGAACGGGAAGAAGTACCTGCCGCATTGAAGTCAGTATTAAAAGAGATAGTAGCGAGCAAGCATCCGGCGGAAGTGGAtagatttatcgattttatcgatctttttcacgatatttattagtaaagcctttttctactcttccaaacgatataataaattctctctattcctcgtattttaacttatatacatacatccatattataatacctataatgtataacattctttttctcttttttatttcttttcgagaaaagcacacaaacacaaacatacgtacatatacacgcgATCGTATTCACGTTTGTTGTAtttgagaggaaaaaaaaagaaagaaagaaagaaagaaagaaagaaaaaaacaaaaacaaaaaagaaaagagaagaaaatcgtgTACTTTCGAGTTTGCATGTTTCGAGGTTTTTTCCTGTGTGATATAACGAATTTCTTCATTCACATCTTTTTAAGTGTTAAAAaaggagtgagaaagagagaagaaagagtaaagTGTCTTATGAGATCACGAGGAGGTCGCGAGatctattttcgatttttaatgGGCAA encodes:
- the LOC124949024 gene encoding multiple C2 and transmembrane domain-containing protein isoform X9; the protein is MSKSVELLAGSEDSEPIPAGCWIVPELLMDLANNTTEERSRLNLNGSRQLSKSATELRNNEIEKLSPSRRGEVGGESGVIHHHRHHRHATSVAQRTHTFFATLKSRWSRSRSKERKKSKDGGGVPTTQESTSFKTPGIESDYTADYSSEHSRSSSATQSPARHCLKHPESPLTRVGREKILTLQEDSPGKCSDGSSKGSLNRQSFKDVNTSEEARGSMSNQDGAFVQDEIIRRREIALRQHAFFQLRLHIRRGVNLMAMDRCGASDPYVKIKSAGRLLHKSRTVHRDLNPVWDESVTLPIEDPFQPLTIKVFDYDWGLQDDFMGAAQLDLTQFDLGYAQDVTLELKDPARPKQHLGEICLTATLWPRNQQEKEQYFQKTNRLADVNRKLKSQIWSSVVTIVLVEAKSLLPMDIDGLSDPYVKFRLGTEKYKSKVVNKTLNPVWLEQFDLHLYEDPYLGQELEVTVWDRDRSHQDDIMGKTVINLATLERETTHRLWRDLEDGSGSIFLLLTISGTTASETISDLAAHEETPRERTNLIQRYSLLNTLQRPRDVGHLTVKIYRAQGLAAADLGGKSDPFCVLELVNARLQTQTEYKTLAPNWQKIFTFNVKDINSVLEVTVYDEDRDHKVEFLGKVAIPLLRIRNGEKRWYALKDKKLRGRAKGNSPQILLEMTVIWNVFRACIRTLNPKEKKYMEPEIKFKRQVFLRNVLRLKAIILFFIEMGKYIQSCWEWESKPRSIIALTLFVLGCYYFEPYMIPALALLILLKYYLKYPIT